The proteins below are encoded in one region of Betaproteobacteria bacterium:
- a CDS encoding helix-turn-helix transcriptional regulator, translating to MRNDYSRTIPPQWQAMSKIFVALGDEHRQRILLLFEPGERLNVGQIAEVSTLARSTVSHHLKILHESGVLGSEKIGKEVWFWINRDALGLTFSNVLDYLKENC from the coding sequence ATGAGAAATGACTATTCGCGGACGATCCCTCCCCAGTGGCAGGCGATGTCCAAAATTTTTGTGGCACTGGGTGATGAGCACCGGCAGCGCATCCTGTTGCTATTCGAGCCGGGCGAGCGGCTAAATGTTGGGCAGATCGCCGAGGTATCGACGCTGGCGCGTTCAACGGTGTCGCACCACCTCAAGATACTCCATGAATCCGGCGTGCTGGGCTCCGAGAAGATCGGCAAGGAAGTCTGGTTCTGGATCAATCGCGACGCGTTGGGGCTGACGTTTTCGAACGTCCTCGACTACCTCAAGGAAAATTGCTGA